The following proteins are encoded in a genomic region of Pungitius pungitius chromosome 17, fPunPun2.1, whole genome shotgun sequence:
- the LOC119219642 gene encoding TGF-beta receptor type-2-like isoform X2, whose product MLKPRMLCKFCDVRPTDCTGKGSCKAECEITSICPNDSDVCVSTWRKEGDNFTIDTVCHNRFHKLHGLVLDDYNNSKCEMKERKGLGSQFFICSCSEEECNELIFFNSYMDSQVVAVILVSLVPLLVMAVVVITSFYCYRVYHQRQASSGRKRGCLDFSDARAIMIDDEGSDSSSTHANNLNHNTELLPIELEVQVGKGRFAEVYKAKLKRGSSGSGEQGFETVAVKIFQYEEYASWKNEKEIFSDADLRHENVLHFLTAEDRKALRQCWLITAYQPRGNLQEFLIHHIVSWHDLWLLGGSLARGVAHLHSDLSPCGRYKVPIAHRDIKSSNILVKGDLACCLCDFGLALRLDNALSVDELANSGQVGTARYMAPEVLESRINLENIECFKQADVYSMALVLWEIISRCNAIGEVKEYEPPFGNLREHPCVESMKDSVLRDRGRPEVPSSWIDHTGIQMVCASIDECWDHDPEARLTAQCVAERFSDMEYLDKLSDRSDSEEKIPEEILMVDEK is encoded by the exons gaggaaggagggtgaCAATTTCACCATTGATACAGTCTGCCACAACCGGTTCCATAAGCTGCACGGGCTGGTCCTGGACGATTACAACAACAGCAAGTGTGagatgaaagagaggaaggGCCTGGGCTCCCAGTTCTTCATCTGCTCCTGCTCCGAGGAGGAGTGCAACGAGCTCATCTTCTTTAACTCCT ACATGGACTCCCAGGTGGTGGCGGTCATCTTGGTGAGCCTGGTCCCTCTGCTGGTGATGGCCGTCGTCGTCATCACTTCCTTCTACTGCTATCGCGTCTACCACCAGCGGCAGGCCAGCTCGGGGCGCAAGAGGGGCTGCCTGGACTTCAGCGACGCCCGCGCCATCATGATCGACGACGAGGGCTCGGACAGCAGCTCCACGCACGCCAACAACCTCAACCACAACACGGAGCTGCTGCCCATCGAGCTGGAGGTCCAGGTCGGGAAGGGGCGCTTCGCGGAGGTTTACAAGGCCAAGCTGAAGCGGGGCTCCTCGGGCAGCGGGGAGCAGGGCTTCGAGACGGTGGCCGTCAAGATCTTCCAGTACGAGGAGTACGCCTCCTGGAAGAACGAGAAGGAGATCTTCTCCGACGCCGACCTGCGGCACGAGAACGTGCTTCACTTCCTGACGGCGGAGGACCGGAAGGCGCTGAGGCAGTGCTGGCTGATCACGGCCTACCAGCCCCGAGGGAACCTCCAGGAGTTCCTGATCCACCACATCGTCAGCTGGCACGACCTGTGGCTGCTGGGGGGGTCGCTGGCGCGCGGCGTGGCCCACCTTCACAGCGACCTCAGCCCCTGCGGCCGCTACAAGGTGCCCATCGCGCACAGGGACATAAAGAGCTCCAACATACTGGTGAAAGGCGACCTGGCCTGCTGCCTGTGTGACTTCGGCCTCGCCCTGCGCCTGGACAACGCTCTGTCCGTGGACGAGCTGGCCAACAGCGGGCAG GTGGGCACTGCCAGGTACATGGCCCCAGAGGTCTTGGAGTCCAGAATAAACCTGGAAAACATTGAGTGTTTCAAACAGGCCGACGTTTACTCCATGGCTCTCGTACTGTGGGAGATCATCTCCAGGTGCAACGCAATAGGAG aggtgAAGGAGTACGAGCCTCCCTTTGGGAACCTGAGGGAACACCCGTGTGTAGAGAGCATGAAGGACAGCGTCCTGCGAGACAGAGGAAGACCGGAGGTCCCCAGCAGCTGGATCGACCACACG GGCATCCAGATGGTGTGCGCCTCCATAGACGAGTGCTGGGACCACGACCCGGAGGCCCGTCTGACAGCCCAGTGTGTCGCCGAGCGCTTCAGCGACATGGAGTACCTGGACAAGCTGTCGGATCGCTCCGACTCGGAGGAGAAGATCCCCGAGGAAATCTTGATGGTGGACGAGAAGTAG